In one window of Clavelina lepadiformis chromosome 4, kaClaLepa1.1, whole genome shotgun sequence DNA:
- the LOC143452789 gene encoding uncharacterized protein LOC143452789 translates to MKIFYVTKWILRSFLFLLLLDLIVESAVVVPNQKGNQDGTKLSEQRFLPETLPALYVEEENHAPKLTQISRKRVKKQAPVPALGPRIPVPKCGRKSFINRCNCPCSSPSPMLSASDIGCSVVKAAKIKTTCCKKNNDREPCKNNWINQTCPVHLQQKCKLKLEQQQRQKPLSFIKLCKNLLKRFGCLQ, encoded by the exons ATGAAAATCTTCTACGTCACCAAATGGATTTTGCGAAGTTTCTTATTCCTTCTACTTCTTGACTTGATAGTTGAATCAGCAGTTGTAGTACC AAATCAGAAGGGTAACCAAGATGGTACCAAGCTGTCCGAACAACGTTTCTTGCCAGAAACTCTGCCTGCGCTGTACGTGGAAGAAGAAAACCATGCACCCAAGTTAACTCAAATATCGCGTAAACG AGTAAAAAAACAAGCACCAGTACCAGCACTTGGCCCTCG GATCCCAGTCCCCAAGTGTGGAAGAAAGTCCTTCATAAACCGATGCAACTGCCCTTGCTCTTCCCCTTCTCCAATGCTAAGTGCCAGCGATATTGGCTGTTCTGTTGTCAAggcagcaaaaataaaaacaacatgttgtaaaaaaaataacgATCGTGAACCTTGTAAAAACAATTGGATAAACCAGACGTGCCCAGTACATCTGCAACAAAAGTGTAAACTTAAActtgaacaacaacaaagacaAAAACCTTTGTcttttataaaactttgtaaaaaccTTCTTAAAAGATTTGGTTGTTTGCAGTGA
- the LOC143452786 gene encoding serine/threonine-protein kinase/endoribonuclease IRE2-like isoform X6 encodes MQPPVRTALSRTWPPSICKKKMEMINNGDHQPMFFLLELYLTSHLLEDVIPLVKLTFNNILEKKAPDLSFKDCQAFPSMEQKELAYDLIKKMLDFDPRKRPKIEEVKCHPIFWDSKQKVEFYEKANDHFHRLKRDDVECYDQHLKEFEEHKITINNVPGSLRTEEKYPLKKCGNIHELLIMIRNMDQHAQQKSESSKVCLGVSEDGGSRNYNEFLESLTGPYPRLLAHLYEFLRDKSIGKPKFSTDESAKFSAEVLSHQQNHNELKSENKPSGGAGETSNTRVGTSQGRLNYISATWFDARAA; translated from the exons ATGCAACCACCAGTTCGAACAGCACTCTCTCGTACATGGCCCCCGagtatttgcaaaaagaagaTGGAAATGATAAACAATGG AGACCATCAGCCGATGTTTTTTCTCTTGGAATTGTATTTAACTTCACATTTACTAGAGGACGTCATCCCTTTGGTAAAGTTGACTTTCAATAATATACTTGAGAAAAAAGCACCTGATCTTAGCTTCAAAGATTGCCAAG cttttccatCTATGGAGCAAAAGGAACTTGCTTATGACCTCATAAAGAAGATGCTTGACTTTGATCCTAGAAAGCGACCAAAAATAGAAGAAGTGAAATGTCATCCAATTTTCTGGGATTCAAAACAGAAAGTTGAATTCTATGAG aAAGCAAATGATCATTTCCATCGACTTAAAAGAGATGATGTTGAATGTTATGATCAACACCTGAAAGAATTTGAAgaacataaaataacaattaacaatGTTCCTGGCTCACTACGAACAGAGGAAAAATATCCACTGAAGAAATGTGGAAATATCCACGAACTTCTTATTATGATAAGAAATATGG ATCAGCATGCTCAACAAAAATCCGAATCTTCTAAAGTTTGCCTTGGAGTTTCAGAAGATGGCGGTAGTAGAAACTATAATGAGTTTTTGGAGTCACTCACTGGTCCATATCCTCGACTACTTGCTCATTTGTATGAATTCTTAAGAGACAAAAGCATTGGAAAGCCAAA ATTTTCTACCGATGAATCTGCTAAGTTTTCTGCAGAAGTTCTGTCACATCAGCAAAATCATAATG AATTGAAGTCAGAAAATAAACCGTCAGGTGGAGCTGGTGAGACTTCAAATACCCGTGTTGGAACTTCTCAAG GTCGTTTGAACTACATCAGTGCAACGTGGTTCGACGCCCGTGCAGCATGA
- the LOC143452786 gene encoding serine/threonine-protein kinase/endoribonuclease IRE2-like isoform X5 — translation MQPPVRTALSRTWPPSICKKKMEMINNGDHQPMFFLLELYLTSHLLEDVIPLVKLTFNNILEKKAPDLSFKDCQAFPSMEQKELAYDLIKKMLDFDPRKRPKIEEVKCHPIFWDSKQKVEFYEKANDHFHRLKRDDVECYDQHLKEFEEHKITINNVPGSLRTEEKYPLKKCGNIHELLIMIRNMDQHAQQKSESSKVCLGVSEDGGSRNYNEFLESLTGPYPRLLAHLYEFLRDKSIGKPKFSTDESAKFSAEVLSHQQNHNGEIIELKSENKPSGGAGETSNTRVGTSQGRLNYISATWFDARAA, via the exons ATGCAACCACCAGTTCGAACAGCACTCTCTCGTACATGGCCCCCGagtatttgcaaaaagaagaTGGAAATGATAAACAATGG AGACCATCAGCCGATGTTTTTTCTCTTGGAATTGTATTTAACTTCACATTTACTAGAGGACGTCATCCCTTTGGTAAAGTTGACTTTCAATAATATACTTGAGAAAAAAGCACCTGATCTTAGCTTCAAAGATTGCCAAG cttttccatCTATGGAGCAAAAGGAACTTGCTTATGACCTCATAAAGAAGATGCTTGACTTTGATCCTAGAAAGCGACCAAAAATAGAAGAAGTGAAATGTCATCCAATTTTCTGGGATTCAAAACAGAAAGTTGAATTCTATGAG aAAGCAAATGATCATTTCCATCGACTTAAAAGAGATGATGTTGAATGTTATGATCAACACCTGAAAGAATTTGAAgaacataaaataacaattaacaatGTTCCTGGCTCACTACGAACAGAGGAAAAATATCCACTGAAGAAATGTGGAAATATCCACGAACTTCTTATTATGATAAGAAATATGG ATCAGCATGCTCAACAAAAATCCGAATCTTCTAAAGTTTGCCTTGGAGTTTCAGAAGATGGCGGTAGTAGAAACTATAATGAGTTTTTGGAGTCACTCACTGGTCCATATCCTCGACTACTTGCTCATTTGTATGAATTCTTAAGAGACAAAAGCATTGGAAAGCCAAA ATTTTCTACCGATGAATCTGCTAAGTTTTCTGCAGAAGTTCTGTCACATCAGCAAAATCATAATGGTGAGATCATTG AATTGAAGTCAGAAAATAAACCGTCAGGTGGAGCTGGTGAGACTTCAAATACCCGTGTTGGAACTTCTCAAG GTCGTTTGAACTACATCAGTGCAACGTGGTTCGACGCCCGTGCAGCATGA
- the LOC143452786 gene encoding serine/threonine-protein kinase/endoribonuclease IRE2-like isoform X4 — translation MGLLLACISKDHQPMFFLLELYLTSHLLEDVIPLVKLTFNNILEKKAPDLSFKDCQAFPSMEQKELAYDLIKKMLDFDPRKRPKIEEVKCHPIFWDSKQKVEFYEKANDHFHRLKRDDVECYDQHLKEFEEHKITINNVPGSLRTEEKYPLKKCGNIHELLIMIRNMDQHAQQKSESSKVCLGVSEDGGSRNYNEFLESLTGPYPRLLAHLYEFLRDKSIGKPKFSTDESAKFSAEVLSHQQNHNGEIIELKSENKPSGGAGETSNTRVGTSQVILNTLERCFQYSGCREVSSFIFTSATTLAIELRLHKMNGSRLALVSIV, via the exons ATGGGTCTGTTATTGGCCTGTATTTCAAA AGACCATCAGCCGATGTTTTTTCTCTTGGAATTGTATTTAACTTCACATTTACTAGAGGACGTCATCCCTTTGGTAAAGTTGACTTTCAATAATATACTTGAGAAAAAAGCACCTGATCTTAGCTTCAAAGATTGCCAAG cttttccatCTATGGAGCAAAAGGAACTTGCTTATGACCTCATAAAGAAGATGCTTGACTTTGATCCTAGAAAGCGACCAAAAATAGAAGAAGTGAAATGTCATCCAATTTTCTGGGATTCAAAACAGAAAGTTGAATTCTATGAG aAAGCAAATGATCATTTCCATCGACTTAAAAGAGATGATGTTGAATGTTATGATCAACACCTGAAAGAATTTGAAgaacataaaataacaattaacaatGTTCCTGGCTCACTACGAACAGAGGAAAAATATCCACTGAAGAAATGTGGAAATATCCACGAACTTCTTATTATGATAAGAAATATGG ATCAGCATGCTCAACAAAAATCCGAATCTTCTAAAGTTTGCCTTGGAGTTTCAGAAGATGGCGGTAGTAGAAACTATAATGAGTTTTTGGAGTCACTCACTGGTCCATATCCTCGACTACTTGCTCATTTGTATGAATTCTTAAGAGACAAAAGCATTGGAAAGCCAAA ATTTTCTACCGATGAATCTGCTAAGTTTTCTGCAGAAGTTCTGTCACATCAGCAAAATCATAATGGTGAGATCATTG AATTGAAGTCAGAAAATAAACCGTCAGGTGGAGCTGGTGAGACTTCAAATACCCGTGTTGGAACTTCTCAAG TAATTCTTAATACCCTGGAGCGCTGTTTCCAATACTCGGGGTGCCGCGAAGTTTCTTCCTTCATATTTACATCAGCAACGACTCTGGCAATCGAGCTTAGACTCCATAAAATGAACGGATCCCGGCTCGCATTGGTGTCGattgtttga
- the LOC143452786 gene encoding serine/threonine-protein kinase/endoribonuclease IRE2-like isoform X1: protein MQPPVRTALSRTWPPSICKKKMEMINNGDHQPMFFLLELYLTSHLLEDVIPLVKLTFNNILEKKAPDLSFKDCQAFPSMEQKELAYDLIKKMLDFDPRKRPKIEEVKCHPIFWDSKQKVEFYEKANDHFHRLKRDDVECYDQHLKEFEEHKITINNVPGSLRTEEKYPLKKCGNIHELLIMIRNMDQHAQQKSESSKVCLGVSEDGGSRNYNEFLESLTGPYPRLLAHLYEFLRDKSIGKPKFSTDESAKFSAEVLSHQQNHNGEIIELKSENKPSGGAGETSNTRVGTSQVILNTLERCFQYSGCREVSSFIFTSATTLAIELRLHKMNGSRLALVSIV, encoded by the exons ATGCAACCACCAGTTCGAACAGCACTCTCTCGTACATGGCCCCCGagtatttgcaaaaagaagaTGGAAATGATAAACAATGG AGACCATCAGCCGATGTTTTTTCTCTTGGAATTGTATTTAACTTCACATTTACTAGAGGACGTCATCCCTTTGGTAAAGTTGACTTTCAATAATATACTTGAGAAAAAAGCACCTGATCTTAGCTTCAAAGATTGCCAAG cttttccatCTATGGAGCAAAAGGAACTTGCTTATGACCTCATAAAGAAGATGCTTGACTTTGATCCTAGAAAGCGACCAAAAATAGAAGAAGTGAAATGTCATCCAATTTTCTGGGATTCAAAACAGAAAGTTGAATTCTATGAG aAAGCAAATGATCATTTCCATCGACTTAAAAGAGATGATGTTGAATGTTATGATCAACACCTGAAAGAATTTGAAgaacataaaataacaattaacaatGTTCCTGGCTCACTACGAACAGAGGAAAAATATCCACTGAAGAAATGTGGAAATATCCACGAACTTCTTATTATGATAAGAAATATGG ATCAGCATGCTCAACAAAAATCCGAATCTTCTAAAGTTTGCCTTGGAGTTTCAGAAGATGGCGGTAGTAGAAACTATAATGAGTTTTTGGAGTCACTCACTGGTCCATATCCTCGACTACTTGCTCATTTGTATGAATTCTTAAGAGACAAAAGCATTGGAAAGCCAAA ATTTTCTACCGATGAATCTGCTAAGTTTTCTGCAGAAGTTCTGTCACATCAGCAAAATCATAATGGTGAGATCATTG AATTGAAGTCAGAAAATAAACCGTCAGGTGGAGCTGGTGAGACTTCAAATACCCGTGTTGGAACTTCTCAAG TAATTCTTAATACCCTGGAGCGCTGTTTCCAATACTCGGGGTGCCGCGAAGTTTCTTCCTTCATATTTACATCAGCAACGACTCTGGCAATCGAGCTTAGACTCCATAAAATGAACGGATCCCGGCTCGCATTGGTGTCGattgtttga
- the LOC143452786 gene encoding serine/threonine-protein kinase/endoribonuclease IRE2-like isoform X2, protein MQPPVRTALSRTWPPSICKKKMEMINNGDHQPMFFLLELYLTSHLLEDVIPLVKLTFNNILEKKAPDLSFKDCQAFPSMEQKELAYDLIKKMLDFDPRKRPKIEEVKCHPIFWDSKQKVEFYEKANDHFHRLKRDDVECYDQHLKEFEEHKITINNVPGSLRTEEKYPLKKCGNIHELLIMIRNMHAQQKSESSKVCLGVSEDGGSRNYNEFLESLTGPYPRLLAHLYEFLRDKSIGKPKFSTDESAKFSAEVLSHQQNHNGEIIELKSENKPSGGAGETSNTRVGTSQVILNTLERCFQYSGCREVSSFIFTSATTLAIELRLHKMNGSRLALVSIV, encoded by the exons ATGCAACCACCAGTTCGAACAGCACTCTCTCGTACATGGCCCCCGagtatttgcaaaaagaagaTGGAAATGATAAACAATGG AGACCATCAGCCGATGTTTTTTCTCTTGGAATTGTATTTAACTTCACATTTACTAGAGGACGTCATCCCTTTGGTAAAGTTGACTTTCAATAATATACTTGAGAAAAAAGCACCTGATCTTAGCTTCAAAGATTGCCAAG cttttccatCTATGGAGCAAAAGGAACTTGCTTATGACCTCATAAAGAAGATGCTTGACTTTGATCCTAGAAAGCGACCAAAAATAGAAGAAGTGAAATGTCATCCAATTTTCTGGGATTCAAAACAGAAAGTTGAATTCTATGAG aAAGCAAATGATCATTTCCATCGACTTAAAAGAGATGATGTTGAATGTTATGATCAACACCTGAAAGAATTTGAAgaacataaaataacaattaacaatGTTCCTGGCTCACTACGAACAGAGGAAAAATATCCACTGAAGAAATGTGGAAATATCCACGAACTTCTTATTATGATAAGAAATATG CATGCTCAACAAAAATCCGAATCTTCTAAAGTTTGCCTTGGAGTTTCAGAAGATGGCGGTAGTAGAAACTATAATGAGTTTTTGGAGTCACTCACTGGTCCATATCCTCGACTACTTGCTCATTTGTATGAATTCTTAAGAGACAAAAGCATTGGAAAGCCAAA ATTTTCTACCGATGAATCTGCTAAGTTTTCTGCAGAAGTTCTGTCACATCAGCAAAATCATAATGGTGAGATCATTG AATTGAAGTCAGAAAATAAACCGTCAGGTGGAGCTGGTGAGACTTCAAATACCCGTGTTGGAACTTCTCAAG TAATTCTTAATACCCTGGAGCGCTGTTTCCAATACTCGGGGTGCCGCGAAGTTTCTTCCTTCATATTTACATCAGCAACGACTCTGGCAATCGAGCTTAGACTCCATAAAATGAACGGATCCCGGCTCGCATTGGTGTCGattgtttga
- the LOC143452786 gene encoding serine/threonine-protein kinase/endoribonuclease IRE2-like isoform X3, whose product MQPPVRTALSRTWPPSICKKKMEMINNGDHQPMFFLLELYLTSHLLEDVIPLVKLTFNNILEKKAPDLSFKDCQAFPSMEQKELAYDLIKKMLDFDPRKRPKIEEVKCHPIFWDSKQKVEFYEKANDHFHRLKRDDVECYDQHLKEFEEHKITINNVPGSLRTEEKYPLKKCGNIHELLIMIRNMDQHAQQKSESSKVCLGVSEDGGSRNYNEFLESLTGPYPRLLAHLYEFLRDKSIGKPKFSTDESAKFSAEVLSHQQNHNELKSENKPSGGAGETSNTRVGTSQVILNTLERCFQYSGCREVSSFIFTSATTLAIELRLHKMNGSRLALVSIV is encoded by the exons ATGCAACCACCAGTTCGAACAGCACTCTCTCGTACATGGCCCCCGagtatttgcaaaaagaagaTGGAAATGATAAACAATGG AGACCATCAGCCGATGTTTTTTCTCTTGGAATTGTATTTAACTTCACATTTACTAGAGGACGTCATCCCTTTGGTAAAGTTGACTTTCAATAATATACTTGAGAAAAAAGCACCTGATCTTAGCTTCAAAGATTGCCAAG cttttccatCTATGGAGCAAAAGGAACTTGCTTATGACCTCATAAAGAAGATGCTTGACTTTGATCCTAGAAAGCGACCAAAAATAGAAGAAGTGAAATGTCATCCAATTTTCTGGGATTCAAAACAGAAAGTTGAATTCTATGAG aAAGCAAATGATCATTTCCATCGACTTAAAAGAGATGATGTTGAATGTTATGATCAACACCTGAAAGAATTTGAAgaacataaaataacaattaacaatGTTCCTGGCTCACTACGAACAGAGGAAAAATATCCACTGAAGAAATGTGGAAATATCCACGAACTTCTTATTATGATAAGAAATATGG ATCAGCATGCTCAACAAAAATCCGAATCTTCTAAAGTTTGCCTTGGAGTTTCAGAAGATGGCGGTAGTAGAAACTATAATGAGTTTTTGGAGTCACTCACTGGTCCATATCCTCGACTACTTGCTCATTTGTATGAATTCTTAAGAGACAAAAGCATTGGAAAGCCAAA ATTTTCTACCGATGAATCTGCTAAGTTTTCTGCAGAAGTTCTGTCACATCAGCAAAATCATAATG AATTGAAGTCAGAAAATAAACCGTCAGGTGGAGCTGGTGAGACTTCAAATACCCGTGTTGGAACTTCTCAAG TAATTCTTAATACCCTGGAGCGCTGTTTCCAATACTCGGGGTGCCGCGAAGTTTCTTCCTTCATATTTACATCAGCAACGACTCTGGCAATCGAGCTTAGACTCCATAAAATGAACGGATCCCGGCTCGCATTGGTGTCGattgtttga
- the LOC143452788 gene encoding uncharacterized protein LOC143452788, with product MTQKKKKKSQLGNQGNQSQAIQKKITPTLNAKNNENQGAAQSSFASKSGGMLYQRESEKSIKQTALFAIYKCKREDGILVAEKYLLERHFQDAKACLREIENFKEICKKRSYPDNVVLYYGTEEKGDFVSIYMELCDGDLEQWAKSGLPKCKLTSLEICKQATEGIHYLHTKCNMSKCLKFVRVSVCGND from the exons atgactcaaaaaaagaagaaaaaaagtcaacttgGAAACCAGGGCAATCAAAGTCAAGCAATCCAAAAA aaaatcaCTCCAACATTGAATGCTAAGAATAATGAGAATCAAG gAGCTGCTCAAAGCTCATTTGCTTCAAAATCTGGTGGTATGTTATATCAACGAGAATCCGAAAAATCAATTAAACAAACAGCTCTTTTCGCCATATACAA GTGTAAAAGAGAAGATGGAATACTTGTTGCTGAGAAGTATTTGCTGGAAAGGCATTTTCAGGATGCAAAGGCTTGCTTGCgtgaaatcgaaaatttcaaGGAAATCTGCAAAAAAAGATCATATCCTGATAACGTTGTTTTATACTATGGAACCGAAGAGAAG GGTGACTTTGTTTCAATCTACATGGAACTGTGTGATGGTGATCTTGAACAG tGGGCAAAAAGCGGTCTTCCCAAATGCAAGTTGACTTCTTTGGAAATTTGCAAACAAGCAACTGAAGGAATTCATTATTTGCACACAAAGTGTAATATGAGTAAGTGCCTTAAGTTTGTTAGAGTGTCTGTGTGTGGGAATGATTGA